CAGGTTTGACGCCCGCTGGCGTATATTCCAGCGTCGCGTCGCGGACCCCCATCATCTTGGCAAGCGTCGGTCCATTGATATCAGCATCAACGACCCCCACAGTGTTCCCCTTCCGCGTGAGTGCGGTGGCGAGGTTCGCAGTGAGTGCGCTCTTACCGACACCGCCTTTCCCGCTCATAATGGCGACCGTGTGCTTGACAGAGACGAGCCGTTTCTGGAGTCTGCTCATCTGTGCCGTGACTTGCCCGATAATGTTGGAGCCAGCATCGCTGGGTAACTCTTTGTAAGTTCTCATTATTTTTAATTTTACCTTGCGGTTAAATAACGACCGTCTGAACCCTCAAGTCCGTTTCTCAAATCCGCCCTCCGCTACGCTTACGGGCTACGGTGTTTTTAGAATCCAAGATTCAGACACTGGTGTAAAATTAGATATCATTCTTCCCGAGCGATAGCATAAAGTGCTTGATAACTGCGTAGATAGAGGGTCCCGTTTACGAGAACCGGAGATGCGGCGATAACTTCACCCATCGAATTGCTGGCGACGATCTCGAATGCACGTCCCGCCTTCACAACGGTGATAACACCATCGCGAGAGGTGAGATAGACGTATCCGTTCGCATAAATCGGTGAAGCGCGATGTCGGTGCCGATGCGTCCGCTCGCGATAGAGTTGTTTGCCGGTTTCGGCATCAAGACATATCAGATCACCGTTTTCTCGACAGAGATACACCAAACCGTCGTGGATAACCGGGGACGGGACATCGGGTGTGCCTTGCCGAAGTTTCCAACGTTGCCATTTGCCGTTCGTTACATCACCCTGTGCCGCTGGATCGATGCCCACAACGGGTCCGTTTTTCGCCGAAGGAACGACAATGAGTCCCTCCATTGCGACCGGAGAAGCCACGAATCGGAGGGTATAGTTGTACCGATCCTTCGGGTTCAGATCGCCACACCGCCAGATTTCACTGCCGTCCTCAAGACTGTGTGCGGTGACATAATCCGCACCGTGAACGACGAGATATTCACGTTCTGAATCACGGTAGAGAATAGGGGAGGTATAGGCGTGTTCACACTCTTCGGTTGCGTCGCTGTCGCGTTTATGCTTCCATATCTCTTTCCCCGTCATCTTGTCGAGTGCCAACACGAGCCATGCATTGCTGTGGATGAGTTGGATGTAAAGCCGATCCTTATCCAGCAGCGGGGTCGTTGACATGACGAAATAGAGGTTGAAACTACCGTAACGGTCAGCGAGATTGGTGTGCCACACCTGATTTCCATCGAAATCGTAGCAGGTGAGATCCCCAGTGCCGAGGAATGCCCACACATGTTCTCCATCGGTCACAGGAGACGGAGCGGCAGAATTGCCTTCGCCACCGCGCACGACGCGGTTGCCGTGTCCCACAGTCCGCTTCCAGAGTTCTTTGCCTTCGGTACTGATACACATCAAGACGAGTGTGTTGCCTTCAGCAGAGGTAAGGAAAATTTTGTCTCCCGAGACAACAGGCGTAGAGGCGGCGGCACCTGGGAGTGGCAAACGCCAACGGACGTTCTCGGTTTGGCTCCATTGGATAGGTGCCTCGGTCTCTTGGCTGACCCCATCGTTGTTCGGTCCGCGCCACTGGTGCCAGTTGTCAGCAGGCAAAGACCCCGCCAAGATAAACACCCCAAGTAGGAGTGTCAGCGTGTTTCTGAGGATATATTTTTGCATAATTAAGCCCGCCTTTAAAGATTTTGATCCGTCCATAAGCCGCGATCGTGTCCATTCCACTGGTAAGGCACTATTTTTGATAAACTCCCTACGCTGTATTCCTGAAACTCATGCCCAACCTCTATCACATAGCCTTCGTTTGTGAAAATAGGGAACTCTAATTTAGCGAGAGAATCAAAAGGCTCAATTTCCAGCCATACATCGAGCTTCCCTTCCACTGTCCTGTAAAAAAGATCTGCGGAGTGGCTCTCATGTTTCAGAATCATAACAGTACCGGACTGTTGAACCTCCCCGTTAGAGGAACGGACCTTTACGCCGACAACAAGATTCTCTGTCGGTGGCGGATCCGATTGCACCTTAAACCATAAGCCGTGATGCGACCCCTCCGCAACGCCCTCATTCGGACCAATGATTTGGAATGTGACCGCTGGAATCTCGTTCATCATTTACCTTCTTAGAAAAAAATAGTCACACTTATACATCAATAGTAAAAATAAGGACAGGAATATCAATGTCAGCGACACCGCGCTGCTCTAAATCCCACACAAACTGTTCAAAATATGAGACACCCGTAGACATATCATCAGCGAAAGACTTCACAGGGACAATCTCAATGCCGGCATCAATGTAATCCAAGTTACGAAAAATGGTCATCTTTGCACATACGTTATAGACCATGAATGCGTATTTTCCAAACTGAACCTCCACGCCAAGCCGTTCTTTCAGAAAATCTATTTCTCGGTAAGCGGGGCGCATCTGTTTAGGCGAATATCCAGGAAGGTAATAGTCTGTTGAATAGTGACACGTTACACGTTCCTTCTGCCATCCCCTGGATCCAAAACCCTCGGCAAAAGAGCGATTAAGGTCGGGCGGACTATACAATTTTTTGCCCGGCATCGTGAGTTCCTTGCTTTCTTTAACTTTGTAGAGCGAGGCATCAACAAGGGCAATAACATCCTTTACCTCTTGTAACAGGTAAGGGTGCGTCTCTTGAATAGAATGCCCATTATTGAACGAATACTCAGCAGCAATAATCACGATTCTCCTATCTTCACCCT
The sequence above is a segment of the Candidatus Poribacteria bacterium genome. Coding sequences within it:
- a CDS encoding restriction endonuclease, encoding MIIAAEYSFNNGHSIQETHPYLLQEVKDVIALVDASLYKVKESKELTMPGKKLYSPPDLNRSFAEGFGSRGWQKERVTCHYSTDYYLPGYSPKQMRPAYREIDFLKERLGVEVQFGKYAFMVYNVCAKMTIFRNLDYIDAGIEIVPVKSFADDMSTGVSYFEQFVWDLEQRGVADIDIPVLIFTIDV
- a CDS encoding PQQ-binding-like beta-propeller repeat protein, yielding MQKYILRNTLTLLLGVFILAGSLPADNWHQWRGPNNDGVSQETEAPIQWSQTENVRWRLPLPGAAASTPVVSGDKIFLTSAEGNTLVLMCISTEGKELWKRTVGHGNRVVRGGEGNSAAPSPVTDGEHVWAFLGTGDLTCYDFDGNQVWHTNLADRYGSFNLYFVMSTTPLLDKDRLYIQLIHSNAWLVLALDKMTGKEIWKHKRDSDATEECEHAYTSPILYRDSEREYLVVHGADYVTAHSLEDGSEIWRCGDLNPKDRYNYTLRFVASPVAMEGLIVVPSAKNGPVVGIDPAAQGDVTNGKWQRWKLRQGTPDVPSPVIHDGLVYLCRENGDLICLDAETGKQLYRERTHRHRHRASPIYANGYVYLTSRDGVITVVKAGRAFEIVASNSMGEVIAASPVLVNGTLYLRSYQALYAIAREE